A part of Streptococcus porcinus genomic DNA contains:
- the cadX gene encoding Cd(II)/Zn(II)-sensing metalloregulatory transcriptional regulator CadX codes for MKKDSICQVNVINQQNVITATNYLEKEKVQKSLRILSKFTDNKQINIIFYLLAVEELCVCDIACLLNLSMASASHHLRKLANQNILDTRREGKIIYYFIKDKEIRDFFNQLG; via the coding sequence TTGAAAAAAGATAGTATCTGCCAAGTAAATGTTATAAATCAACAAAATGTTATAACCGCAACGAACTACCTTGAAAAGGAAAAAGTCCAAAAATCACTTCGCATTTTATCAAAGTTTACCGATAATAAACAGATAAATATCATCTTTTACCTCCTTGCCGTCGAAGAACTCTGTGTCTGCGATATAGCCTGTTTACTAAATCTCAGTATGGCATCTGCCTCCCACCATCTTCGTAAACTAGCCAATCAAAACATCTTGGACACTAGAAGAGAGGGGAAAATTATATATTATTTTATAAAAGATAAGGAAATCAGAGATTTTTTTAATCAACTAGGATAA
- a CDS encoding putative holin-like toxin gives MTEFEVVQTIFGFGSFTIALIGLCYKIFSDKGKK, from the coding sequence TTGACTGAGTTTGAAGTTGTGCAAACCATCTTTGGTTTTGGTAGCTTTACCATTGCTTTGATTGGTTTGTGCTATAAAATATTCAGTGACAAAGGCAAAAAATAA
- a CDS encoding CpXC domain-containing protein, which produces MRDCDRKVAFFCVVSWYNRVYAVKTPEIVSAILDGDFFKFTCHNCNHMVLINYPTVVVDEEQKTIIQYDLFDIYKV; this is translated from the coding sequence ATAAGAGACTGCGACCGAAAGGTTGCGTTTTTTTGTGTTGTTTCGTGGTATAATAGGGTTTATGCGGTGAAGACCCCTGAGATTGTTTCTGCTATTTTGGACGGGGATTTCTTTAAATTTACCTGCCATAACTGTAACCATATGGTGCTAATTAATTACCCAACAGTCGTAGTAGATGAGGAACAAAAAACAATTATTCAGTATGACCTCTTTGACATCTACAAAGTTTAA
- a CDS encoding recombinase family protein, producing MAVRLIKAKQDHKKQRICAYVRVSTTNSSQLDSLENQKTYFETLYANREDVDFLGVYYDKGISGAKEKRPNFQAMLEVCRQGQIDLIHTKSISRFARNTMTVLEVSRELKVLGVGIYFEEQNINTLSNEGEVMLSVLASLAEEELESMSTNQRWAFQKKFQRGEVVINTKRFMGYDVDVDGELVINEAEAQIVRRIFHLYLDGMGLHRIAKLLNEEGVTTVSNAKWHDTTVGHMLRNEKYKGAALLQKTYLDGVNGKRRLNQGEVAQYLIEDNHEPIVSKEVWQAVQHKLDSNTWKQGPNKHYLFTSMLRCQYCGSTLKRQVSYKKQIVWCCSKYIKEGKASCQGMRVPEKAIEEWKLKTPVTVIERTEYGQKHYSYSSQENAADGHPSASHQNQSGRLLSGVHRPRRTAIKL from the coding sequence ATGGCAGTAAGGTTAATTAAAGCAAAACAAGATCATAAAAAACAACGCATATGTGCCTATGTCAGGGTATCAACGACTAACAGCAGTCAGCTGGATTCCCTTGAAAATCAAAAGACTTATTTTGAAACGCTCTATGCCAATAGAGAGGACGTTGACTTTCTCGGTGTCTATTACGATAAGGGAATTTCTGGGGCAAAGGAGAAGCGACCGAATTTTCAAGCCATGCTTGAAGTTTGTAGGCAAGGTCAGATCGATTTGATACACACCAAGTCCATTTCACGGTTTGCGAGGAATACCATGACGGTACTTGAAGTCAGTCGAGAGTTGAAAGTCTTGGGTGTGGGTATCTACTTTGAAGAACAGAATATCAATACCTTATCCAATGAAGGAGAGGTCATGCTTTCGGTTTTGGCAAGTTTAGCTGAAGAAGAACTGGAGAGTATGAGTACCAATCAACGTTGGGCGTTTCAGAAGAAGTTTCAACGTGGGGAGGTGGTCATCAACACCAAGCGTTTTATGGGTTATGATGTGGATGTCGATGGCGAGTTGGTTATCAATGAAGCAGAAGCACAAATTGTGAGACGGATTTTCCATCTTTACCTTGATGGCATGGGTTTGCACCGCATTGCAAAACTCTTAAATGAAGAAGGTGTAACTACAGTATCAAATGCGAAATGGCATGATACGACAGTGGGGCATATGTTACGAAACGAGAAGTATAAAGGTGCAGCATTATTACAGAAGACCTATCTTGATGGGGTTAATGGTAAAAGACGGTTAAATCAAGGCGAAGTAGCCCAGTACTTGATTGAAGATAACCATGAGCCTATTGTTTCAAAAGAAGTGTGGCAGGCTGTTCAACATAAACTTGACAGCAACACTTGGAAGCAAGGACCGAATAAGCACTACCTTTTTACGAGCATGCTTAGGTGTCAGTATTGTGGGTCAACTCTCAAAAGACAGGTGTCCTATAAGAAACAGATTGTCTGGTGTTGCTCAAAGTACATCAAAGAAGGCAAGGCTTCCTGCCAAGGCATGCGTGTGCCAGAGAAAGCCATTGAAGAGTGGAAACTTAAGACCCCTGTAACAGTGATAGAAAGGACCGAATATGGGCAAAAACATTACAGTTATTCCAGCCAAGAAAATGCAGCTGATGGTCACCCATCAGCAAGTCACCAAAATCAGAGTGGCCGCCTATTGTCGGGTGTCCACCGACCAAGACGAACAGCTATCAAGCTATGA
- a CDS encoding glycoside hydrolase family 73 protein — protein sequence MTFLSKIKDGCLASWEHGILPSVSAAQAILESGWGKSLLAQYPNHNLFGIKASPDWKGKRVVIPTQEYVDGKFITVAATFRKYDSWEESIKDHALFLSENDWRQSHY from the coding sequence ATGACTTTTTTATCAAAGATTAAAGACGGCTGTTTAGCGTCTTGGGAGCACGGCATTCTTCCGTCCGTGTCAGCAGCACAAGCTATCTTAGAGAGTGGTTGGGGTAAGTCTTTGTTAGCTCAGTACCCTAACCATAATCTCTTTGGTATTAAAGCGAGTCCTGACTGGAAAGGAAAGCGTGTTGTCATTCCAACTCAAGAATATGTGGATGGTAAGTTTATCACGGTTGCCGCCACCTTTAGAAAGTATGACTCATGGGAGGAATCTATTAAAGACCATGCGTTATTCTTATCAGAGAATGACTGGCGACAGTCCCACTATTAG
- a CDS encoding phage holin family protein — translation MKELLATNKVFFSAIGGLIGSIFGEVDGFLFALMVFISIDYITGLMAAAIKKRLASNIGFKGIFKKIVLLCLVAVGQIIDEHVLKQGGMVRTAIIFYYLSNEGLSIIENAARIGLPVPEKLKDVLKQLKQGD, via the coding sequence ATGAAAGAATTACTGGCAACAAATAAAGTCTTCTTCTCAGCGATTGGAGGACTTATCGGTTCGATTTTTGGAGAAGTTGATGGATTTCTCTTTGCTTTGATGGTCTTTATTTCCATCGATTACATCACAGGTCTTATGGCAGCAGCAATTAAGAAAAGGCTTGCTAGCAATATCGGATTCAAGGGCATCTTCAAAAAGATTGTCCTTTTGTGTTTAGTAGCAGTAGGGCAAATCATTGATGAGCATGTCCTAAAACAAGGGGGTATGGTTCGTACCGCTATCATCTTTTATTACCTCTCAAATGAAGGGTTGTCCATCATTGAGAATGCGGCACGGATTGGACTACCAGTTCCTGAAAAGTTGAAAGATGTGCTGAAGCAATTGAAACAAGGAGATTAG
- a CDS encoding CadD family cadmium resistance transporter produces MIQNVVTSIILYSGTAVDLLIILMLFFAKRKSKKDIINIYLGQFLGSVSLILLSLFFAFVLNYIPSKEILGLLGLIPIFLGLKVLLLGDSDGEAIVKEGLSKDNKNLIFLVAMITFASCGADNIGVFVPYFTTLNLTNLIVALLTFLVMIYLLVFSAQKLAQVPSVGETLEKYSRWFIAVVYLGLGMYILIENNSFDMLWNVLG; encoded by the coding sequence ATGATTCAAAATGTTGTTACTTCAATAATCCTGTATTCTGGGACCGCCGTAGACTTACTTATTATCCTAATGTTATTTTTTGCTAAAAGAAAAAGCAAAAAAGACATCATTAACATCTATTTAGGACAATTTCTAGGCTCTGTTAGTCTAATATTGCTAAGTTTGTTTTTTGCATTTGTCTTAAATTATATTCCTAGTAAAGAGATTTTAGGCTTGCTCGGTTTGATTCCAATTTTCCTAGGCCTCAAAGTTTTGCTTTTAGGAGATTCTGATGGAGAAGCTATTGTCAAAGAAGGTTTGAGCAAAGATAATAAAAACCTGATTTTTCTAGTCGCTATGATTACTTTTGCAAGTTGTGGTGCTGACAATATTGGTGTCTTTGTCCCATATTTTACTACCTTAAATTTAACAAATTTGATAGTGGCTTTACTTACCTTTCTAGTCATGATTTATCTCTTGGTTTTTTCTGCCCAAAAATTGGCACAAGTCCCTTCTGTTGGAGAAACTTTGGAAAAATATAGCAGATGGTTTATTGCCGTTGTCTATTTAGGCTTGGGGATGTATATCCTGATTGAAAACAACAGCTTTGACATGCTATGGAATGTGTTAGGCTAG
- a CDS encoding recombinase family protein, protein MVTHQQVTKIRVAAYCRVSTDQDEQLSSYENQVNYYRDFISKHEDYELVDIYADEGISATNTKKRDAFNRLIQDCRDGKVDRILVKSISRFARNTLDCIKYVRELKDLGIGVTFEKENIDSLDSKGEVLLTILSSLAQDESRSISENATWGIRKRFERGEVRVNTTKFMGYDKDKDGNLIINREQAEVVRYIYERFLKGYTPESIARDLNDRDVPGWSGKANWYPSSILKMLQNEKYKGDALLQKTYTVDFLTKKRTENDGQVNQFYVANNHEGIIDHEMWETVQLEIARRKAFREEHGIPFYHLQNEDNPFMTKVFCAECGDAFGRKNWTTSRGKRKVWQCNNRYRVTGVMGCSNNHIDEEMLEKAFMEAVSILKDYKADVLDKLEKLSKGDNLLNKHYAKFMKQLLDLDHYDCTIMCQVLDNITISESGQITVTFLEGTEVDL, encoded by the coding sequence ATGGTCACCCATCAGCAAGTCACCAAAATCAGAGTGGCCGCCTATTGTCGGGTGTCCACCGACCAAGACGAACAGCTATCAAGCTATGAGAACCAAGTCAATTACTACCGTGACTTTATCTCAAAGCACGAAGACTATGAGCTAGTGGACATCTATGCAGACGAGGGGATTTCCGCAACCAACACCAAAAAACGTGATGCCTTTAACCGACTGATACAAGATTGTAGAGATGGTAAGGTGGATAGGATTTTGGTTAAGTCCATCAGTCGATTTGCGAGGAATACCTTGGATTGTATCAAGTATGTTCGTGAGCTGAAAGACCTAGGCATTGGTGTTACTTTTGAGAAGGAGAACATTGATAGTCTTGATTCAAAAGGAGAAGTTCTCTTGACCATACTTTCATCCCTTGCTCAAGACGAATCACGGTCAATTTCTGAGAATGCCACTTGGGGTATCCGAAAGCGATTCGAACGTGGTGAGGTCAGAGTCAACACCACCAAGTTTATGGGCTACGATAAGGATAAGGATGGCAACCTTATCATCAATCGAGAACAAGCTGAAGTGGTTAGATACATCTATGAGCGATTCTTAAAAGGATACACCCCAGAAAGCATCGCTAGAGACCTCAACGACCGAGACGTTCCTGGTTGGTCAGGAAAGGCTAACTGGTACCCAAGTTCCATATTGAAAATGCTTCAGAATGAGAAGTACAAGGGCGATGCCCTTCTTCAGAAAACCTACACCGTGGATTTCCTCACCAAGAAACGAACGGAGAATGATGGTCAGGTTAACCAGTTTTATGTTGCCAACAACCATGAAGGTATCATTGATCACGAGATGTGGGAGACGGTTCAGCTCGAGATAGCAAGACGAAAGGCTTTTAGAGAAGAACATGGTATTCCTTTTTACCACCTGCAAAATGAGGACAATCCTTTTATGACAAAGGTCTTCTGTGCCGAGTGCGGTGATGCCTTTGGACGAAAGAACTGGACGACTAGCCGAGGAAAAAGGAAGGTGTGGCAATGTAACAACCGCTATCGGGTGACAGGTGTCATGGGCTGTAGCAACAACCATATTGATGAGGAGATGCTAGAGAAGGCTTTTATGGAAGCCGTCAGCATCCTAAAAGACTATAAAGCTGATGTCCTTGATAAACTAGAAAAACTGAGCAAGGGTGACAATCTACTGAATAAGCATTATGCCAAGTTCATGAAACAGCTTCTTGACCTAGACCATTATGATTGCACCATCATGTGCCAAGTGCTCGACAACATCACAATATCAGAAAGTGGGCAGATTACTGTAACATTTCTCGAAGGAACAGAAGTTGACTTATAA
- a CDS encoding phage tail protein, translating to MIKHNELVLNGKGTSSFPFKVLVEDRPSVQVPRSKTQLLDHRGLSGAIVQTNKHRDVIEKPYRLYLIGASEKEVNEFSAYLMQEGFWLESERLKLTRLWCYRTDSFDIKQDGHDVYVIDVTFICHPTRFFKSVDRQVLSANGVLKTQGSALAFPTITITGQSVSETSFTVGDQVIRIEKFTEPLVMVNHPDRPSFKTLSGKAAKWSGDFITIDASHPTQSVGVVLGSGILSLTFETNWGWV from the coding sequence GTGATTAAACATAATGAATTGGTACTGAATGGAAAAGGCACCTCGTCTTTTCCTTTTAAAGTGCTTGTGGAAGATAGACCGAGCGTTCAAGTGCCACGGTCTAAAACGCAACTCTTAGACCATCGTGGGTTGAGTGGGGCGATTGTTCAAACCAATAAACACCGTGATGTGATTGAAAAGCCTTACCGCTTGTACCTGATTGGTGCGAGTGAGAAAGAGGTCAATGAGTTCTCGGCTTATCTCATGCAGGAAGGTTTTTGGCTAGAAAGTGAACGCCTTAAGCTCACCAGGCTTTGGTGTTACCGAACGGATAGCTTTGACATCAAGCAGGATGGCCACGATGTGTATGTGATTGATGTGACCTTTATCTGTCACCCCACTCGCTTTTTTAAGAGTGTGGATAGGCAAGTTTTGAGTGCCAATGGTGTGTTAAAAACACAAGGCTCTGCCCTTGCCTTTCCTACCATTACTATCACCGGTCAATCGGTGTCAGAAACCTCATTCACGGTAGGTGACCAGGTGATCCGCATTGAGAAATTTACAGAGCCTCTTGTTATGGTTAATCACCCTGATCGTCCTAGTTTTAAGACCCTATCAGGGAAAGCTGCCAAGTGGTCTGGGGATTTTATCACGATTGATGCCAGTCATCCAACTCAGTCTGTTGGTGTTGTTTTGGGTAGTGGGATATTATCGCTCACTTTTGAGACGAATTGGGGGTGGGTATGA
- a CDS encoding phage tail spike protein: MLYLLDGQTKTPKWNGQPLFETVSATVEEELNSTFQLHLTYPITDSGIHETLRADELILCPTPDLGKQLFRVKQVKIQDDTIELECYHISDDVMKRQVKPFSATNTTCQSALMRLVEACPSDLGLFSFDSDVTERHTYVSDEDLTLYQALMDGKHSILGTWEGELVRDNFQLIVKQHRGNDKGVILTSHHNLKAFEDKGDSEKVITRIYATSTFQAEGSDEDTVLSVVVESPLINQYPYVHEARYENNTLQTEEELRQWAMAKFTHEHIDSISRQITVEAYQLDGQEVHLGDTVTLKSQKHKVDVKKKAVSYTFDALEEVYLSVTFDDEVSFTNSGSSGNNSLTSAAKTILDVNQSVTEHRASKERANFNKVFDRHFERLQTEVEDGIAKAKAEGERSGKKAALDYLATDALEARVAALQKAKIDELTVSSSAWMTRLVSQQILSEYVKSLEIEADKVVIPGWHTPVFSLDRDGNLSIDTPLLKVRGESLATKVDLKTISLTPGPKGDAGADGVGIQLREQYYLVSAQKTGVTATNSGWSTTIPFLTSTLKYLWNYEKTTFTNGSTTVTTPVVIGVYGDKGMDGKAGKDGKTLYTWRMYADSDKGEGLSAIPTGKRYLGLAVNKESATPSTNPGDYIWSSFFEGTELGGRNYIDDYAMKAMTFSSVTSEWKKEVIEDTSSVSGVTIKLTCTKAGTGGFHRNFHDLRSRIGATMTFSIDIKCSKSVTLNMGCELGGMKAYEVTTDWQRFVSSWKVSSYQYYSYIFYLMSGSWSVGDVVYLRNVQLEDGNVASAPVPSLNDLIAQIDAKADNGFMKQQLDLLTEKTESLRVDLEARALAKEVADWLKSYKEFEKNNEAVLAQFNQDFIDNTARIAAIEADLKANSLLLNFVNTYLRAGDNGVIIGKKDNSEYIELTPQGMMIKSAGNAVMTVTAGVIKIHHGVFVETLQVGYYRLEDARHNAKHLVCRFIDAK; this comes from the coding sequence ATGCTTTACCTTCTTGACGGTCAAACAAAGACACCGAAATGGAATGGTCAGCCATTATTTGAAACGGTGAGTGCAACGGTAGAAGAGGAGCTGAATAGCACCTTTCAGCTCCATTTAACTTATCCGATTACGGATTCAGGTATTCATGAAACCCTTAGAGCAGATGAGTTGATTTTGTGTCCAACTCCTGATTTGGGAAAGCAGCTCTTTCGTGTTAAGCAGGTAAAGATTCAAGACGATACGATAGAGCTTGAGTGTTATCACATTTCTGATGATGTGATGAAGCGTCAGGTTAAGCCTTTTTCAGCGACTAACACGACTTGTCAATCAGCCTTGATGAGGCTGGTTGAGGCTTGTCCATCTGATTTAGGACTTTTTAGCTTTGACAGTGATGTGACGGAGCGTCATACCTATGTGTCTGACGAAGACTTGACACTTTATCAAGCTCTAATGGATGGTAAACATTCCATCCTTGGAACCTGGGAAGGTGAGCTCGTTCGTGATAACTTTCAGCTGATAGTTAAGCAGCACCGTGGCAACGATAAGGGAGTTATTCTCACAAGCCATCACAATCTGAAAGCTTTTGAGGATAAGGGTGATTCTGAGAAGGTCATTACGCGCATCTATGCGACCTCAACCTTTCAGGCAGAAGGTAGTGATGAGGATACCGTTCTTTCTGTCGTTGTGGAAAGTCCCCTCATTAACCAATACCCTTATGTCCACGAAGCACGGTATGAGAATAACACGCTTCAGACAGAGGAAGAATTGCGCCAATGGGCGATGGCTAAGTTCACACATGAGCACATCGATAGCATCTCTAGACAGATAACCGTTGAAGCTTATCAGCTTGATGGTCAAGAAGTCCATCTGGGAGATACAGTCACTCTTAAAAGTCAAAAGCACAAGGTAGATGTTAAGAAAAAGGCAGTTAGTTATACCTTTGACGCTCTAGAAGAAGTGTATCTTTCGGTGACCTTTGATGATGAGGTTAGCTTTACAAACTCTGGATCATCAGGAAACAATTCGCTAACCAGTGCGGCTAAGACCATTCTTGATGTCAATCAGTCGGTTACAGAACACCGTGCGTCTAAGGAGCGAGCTAATTTTAACAAGGTCTTTGATAGGCACTTTGAGCGTCTTCAAACAGAAGTTGAAGATGGTATCGCTAAGGCCAAAGCAGAAGGCGAGCGTTCTGGGAAGAAAGCTGCGCTTGATTATCTGGCAACTGATGCCTTAGAAGCACGAGTCGCAGCCCTTCAAAAAGCTAAGATTGATGAGTTGACTGTCTCTAGTTCAGCATGGATGACAAGACTTGTTTCCCAACAGATTCTATCAGAGTATGTGAAGAGCCTAGAAATTGAAGCAGATAAGGTCGTTATTCCTGGCTGGCACACCCCGGTCTTTAGTTTGGATAGGGATGGGAATCTTTCCATTGATACGCCCCTCCTAAAGGTGAGGGGGGAAAGCCTAGCGACAAAAGTTGATCTTAAAACTATCTCTTTAACCCCTGGACCAAAGGGGGACGCTGGAGCAGATGGGGTGGGCATTCAATTAAGGGAGCAGTACTACTTAGTCTCTGCACAAAAGACTGGTGTAACAGCAACAAACTCTGGTTGGAGCACAACCATTCCCTTTCTCACCTCAACGCTTAAATATCTGTGGAACTATGAAAAAACCACTTTCACCAATGGCTCAACGACAGTCACAACACCTGTTGTCATCGGTGTATATGGGGACAAGGGTATGGATGGAAAGGCTGGTAAGGACGGAAAGACCCTTTATACTTGGCGGATGTATGCAGATAGTGACAAGGGAGAAGGACTTTCTGCCATTCCAACAGGCAAACGTTACCTTGGTCTAGCAGTCAATAAGGAGAGCGCAACCCCTTCAACCAATCCTGGTGACTATATCTGGTCATCCTTTTTTGAGGGAACGGAACTGGGTGGTCGCAATTACATTGACGATTATGCCATGAAAGCGATGACTTTTTCATCTGTTACCTCTGAGTGGAAGAAGGAGGTAATTGAAGATACGAGTTCTGTTAGTGGGGTGACTATTAAGTTGACCTGTACCAAAGCAGGTACTGGCGGCTTTCATCGGAACTTCCATGATTTAAGGAGTCGAATTGGTGCGACGATGACTTTTTCAATTGATATTAAGTGTTCAAAATCTGTCACACTCAATATGGGTTGTGAACTCGGTGGAATGAAAGCTTACGAAGTAACAACAGATTGGCAAAGGTTTGTTTCTTCATGGAAAGTAAGTAGTTATCAGTACTATTCTTATATCTTTTACTTAATGTCAGGTTCGTGGTCAGTAGGAGATGTGGTTTATCTTAGAAATGTTCAATTGGAAGATGGCAACGTTGCTTCAGCGCCTGTGCCTTCTTTGAATGATCTTATCGCTCAGATTGATGCCAAAGCTGACAACGGGTTTATGAAGCAACAATTAGACCTTCTAACTGAAAAGACAGAATCTCTCCGAGTGGACCTTGAAGCGAGAGCTTTGGCAAAAGAAGTAGCTGATTGGCTCAAGTCTTATAAAGAGTTTGAGAAGAATAATGAAGCTGTCCTTGCGCAATTTAATCAAGACTTTATTGATAATACGGCTCGTATCGCAGCTATTGAAGCAGATCTTAAAGCCAACAGTCTCTTGCTTAACTTTGTCAATACCTATTTGAGAGCTGGTGATAATGGGGTAATTATTGGTAAGAAGGATAACTCTGAATATATCGAATTAACCCCACAAGGGATGATGATTAAGTCAGCTGGTAATGCCGTTATGACGGTTACAGCTGGTGTCATAAAAATTCATCATGGGGTTTTTGTGGAGACCTTACAGGTTGGTTATTACCGACTAGAAGACGCAAGACATAATGCTAAGCATCTAGTTTGTCGTTTTATTGATGCCAAGTAG
- a CDS encoding DUF859 family phage minor structural protein has product MADYGSNNDRGYTLLLRVEETGTSTANNTSTVRVQLWLKNGYTTFGMYDCRASVSINGQTLSWSGRPDMYTAHSSLHLIDKTITVSHDSNGSKTISFSATFSGSGGWSPGTLNTGSQTLRLSDIPRSSSATVSGNILGQAVTITIKRASSDFTHNITWHFGSLSGTIGTGIATSVTWTPSISQLATQIPNSTSGNGHLTLATIYGGKTIGSMTIPITLNLPTSVVPTLGSITVSESHTTAKTILTGTSFAQLVSNPKVTFNQGAGIYGSTIPSTGYRAEVFKFENNQWVQLPNVVTSNNGLLGGINWIGRAKVSAYVTDSRGRQSARKEVEITLLEYFKPIFSFSAVRAGSSMNQVTVTRKLKIAPLTINSVQKNKATLTWEVVDLASGQKVTNAGGAANWTSTTEHTKTDFQAILGGTYDTTKSYNIIGKLADLFYATTFEFTVGPEKVVYGLSPSGMGIGKAWTRGVLDVDGSLPAYFDGEIYIKNKKLLDIFYPVGVIYESTSNISPATIMGGSWERFGNGRVLVGVSENESEFNSVNKSGGSKTHTLTIDEMPSHSHAQYVSANNGNKAIRRDYGSDGNSNTYPQGNNTGNTGGGKPHNNLQPYVTVYRWRRTA; this is encoded by the coding sequence ATGGCAGATTATGGTTCAAATAATGATAGGGGCTATACCCTACTTTTACGAGTGGAAGAAACAGGAACTTCAACGGCTAATAATACATCTACTGTCCGAGTCCAACTTTGGCTAAAGAATGGTTATACGACCTTTGGGATGTATGACTGTAGGGCAAGTGTGTCTATCAATGGCCAGACGCTTTCTTGGTCAGGGCGACCAGATATGTATACTGCTCATAGTTCTCTTCACTTGATTGATAAGACCATCACTGTGTCACATGATTCGAATGGGTCAAAAACCATCAGTTTTTCAGCAACGTTCTCTGGGTCTGGTGGCTGGTCGCCTGGCACCTTGAATACAGGGTCACAAACGCTACGTTTAAGTGATATTCCACGGTCATCGAGTGCTACAGTTTCTGGGAATATATTGGGGCAAGCCGTAACCATTACGATTAAGCGCGCTAGTAGTGATTTTACCCATAATATCACATGGCATTTTGGATCTCTCAGTGGCACCATTGGAACAGGCATTGCGACCTCTGTAACTTGGACGCCATCAATATCGCAATTAGCAACTCAAATTCCAAATAGTACCTCAGGTAATGGGCATTTAACGCTAGCCACTATCTATGGTGGTAAGACAATAGGTTCTATGACAATTCCCATTACCCTCAACCTACCGACGTCAGTTGTTCCAACCTTGGGCAGTATTACTGTTTCAGAATCCCATACCACAGCTAAAACCATTTTAACTGGCACAAGTTTTGCCCAGTTGGTGTCTAATCCTAAAGTGACCTTCAATCAAGGAGCAGGTATTTACGGATCGACCATTCCTTCGACGGGTTATCGTGCAGAGGTCTTTAAATTTGAGAATAATCAGTGGGTTCAACTGCCTAATGTGGTTACGAGTAATAACGGTCTTTTGGGAGGTATAAACTGGATTGGTCGCGCTAAGGTCTCTGCCTATGTGACTGATTCGAGAGGGCGACAAAGTGCTCGAAAAGAAGTGGAGATAACCCTATTAGAGTATTTCAAACCTATCTTTTCATTCTCAGCGGTTCGTGCCGGTTCTAGTATGAATCAGGTGACGGTCACACGAAAGCTTAAGATTGCCCCTCTAACCATCAATAGTGTTCAAAAGAATAAGGCAACCTTGACATGGGAAGTGGTTGATTTGGCAAGTGGCCAGAAGGTCACAAACGCTGGTGGTGCGGCCAACTGGACGTCAACCACGGAACACACAAAGACAGATTTCCAAGCTATTTTAGGTGGCACCTACGATACGACAAAGTCCTACAACATTATTGGAAAGCTCGCAGACCTCTTTTATGCCACGACCTTTGAATTTACCGTTGGTCCAGAAAAGGTTGTCTACGGCTTAAGTCCATCTGGTATGGGGATAGGCAAAGCGTGGACAAGAGGGGTGCTTGATGTGGATGGGAGTTTGCCTGCTTATTTTGACGGTGAGATTTATATAAAGAATAAAAAACTTCTTGATATTTTTTACCCAGTGGGTGTCATTTATGAATCTACGTCAAACATCAGTCCAGCAACCATCATGGGTGGCAGTTGGGAGCGATTTGGCAACGGACGGGTCTTGGTTGGAGTGTCTGAGAATGAAAGTGAGTTTAATAGCGTCAATAAGTCAGGCGGTAGTAAGACACATACCTTGACCATTGATGAGATGCCATCACACTCTCACGCTCAATATGTTTCAGCTAATAATGGTAATAAAGCTATTAGACGTGATTATGGATCAGATGGAAATTCTAATACTTATCCGCAAGGGAATAATACAGGAAATACTGGTGGCGGAAAGCCACACAATAACTTACAACCTTACGTTACGGTTTACCGTTGGCGTAGGACAGCCTAA